From Coffea arabica cultivar ET-39 chromosome 10e, Coffea Arabica ET-39 HiFi, whole genome shotgun sequence, one genomic window encodes:
- the LOC113711330 gene encoding indole-3-acetic acid-amido synthetase GH3.17-like: MGDVLLVTGFHNITPQFKFVQRRNVVLSIDTDKTTEQDLQNAVTIAMHILEPLGFFLLDYSSYADTSSIPGHYVLFWELQLRSNDDFPVLDQVKMEKCCSLVEQSLDLQYKMLRNQSNTIGPLEVRVVKQGSFNELMDFYVSQGTSLNQYKTPKNIKSEKAIEILDSRVVGKFYSREVPNQDS; this comes from the coding sequence ATGGGGGATGTTCTCCTGGTGACAGGTTTTCACAATATCACTCCCCAATTCAAATTTGTACAAAGGAGAAATGTGGTTTTGAGCATTGATACAGATAAAACAACTGAACAAGACCTCCAGAATGCAGTTACAATTGCAATGCATATCCTTGAACCACTTGGGTTCTTTCTTTTGGATTACAGTAGCTATGCTGATACATCCTCTATTCCTGGTCACTATGTACTCTTTTGGGAGCTTCAACTGAGATCCAATGATGACTTTCCTGTACTTGATCAggttaaaatggaaaaatgctgTAGTTTAGTGGAACAATCTTTGGATCTGCAATATAAGATGCTGAGGAATCAGAGCAACACCATTGGCCCTTTGGAAGTAAGAGTTGTCAAACAAGGTTCATTCAATGAGCTCATGGACTTTTATGTTTCTCAAGGAACTTCTTTAAACCAGTACAAGACACCTAAGAACATAAAGTCTGAGAAAGCCATTGAAATTCTGGACTCCAGAGTAGTGGGAAAATTTTACAGCAGAGAAGTGCCTAATCAAGACTCGTAG